From a region of the Theobroma cacao cultivar B97-61/B2 chromosome 8, Criollo_cocoa_genome_V2, whole genome shotgun sequence genome:
- the LOC18592425 gene encoding probable calcium-binding protein CML44, whose amino-acid sequence MLSSYAQETLNNKASLFHVHGDFLFANDMSPLSKNDLQRIFEKLDKNGDGLVSLEELNWLLVRIGVQFSLEELGSFVGKPCLDFNEFLFFYDSISNQNDDGKNMEPAGSGEEDGLIQADEDSDLVKAFKVFDLNGDGFISCEELQSVLVRLGLWDESSGKDCRNMICFYDTNLDGMVDFEEFKNMMLHTIS is encoded by the coding sequence ATGCTGTCATCGTATGCGCAAGAAACACTCAACAACAAAGCATCGTTATTTCATGTTCATGGTGACTTTCTCTTTGCCAACGACATGTCCCCCCTTAGCAAGAACGACTTGCAACGGATTTTTGAGAAGCTTGACAAGAATGGGGATGGCTTGGTTAGCCTGGAGGAGCTCAACTGGCTCCTGGTGAGAATTGGAGTGCAGTTCAGCCTGGAGGAGTTGGGGTCCTTTGTGGGAAAACCATGTCTCGACTTCAATGAATTCTTGTTCTTTTATGATTCTATCTCGAACCAGAACGATGATGGCAAGAACATGGAGCCAGCAGGATCAGGGGAGGAGGATGGATTAATCCAAGCCGATGAAGACAGTGACCTTGTCAAGGCTTTCAAAGTGTTTGACTTGAATGGCGATGGCTTTATTTCCTGCGAGGAGCTTCAAAGCGTGTTGGTACGACTTGGTTTGTGGGATGAAAGCAGCGGCAAAGATTGCAGAAACATGATTTGCTTCTACGACACCAACTTGGACGGCATGGTCGATTTTGAAGAATTCAAAAACATGATGTTGCACACCATTTCTTAA